ACTATAGTGCGGATCGCAAAGCAGGTTGATCGGCGAGCAGCGGTTGGGAGTAGAAAGATAAATGACGCCTTTCGGCGACAGACATTCGGCAAGAGATGAAAAAAAGCTCTCGGCATCGAAAAGATGTTCGAGGACGTCTGCAAGAATGACGGAGTCAAAATGTCCCGCTGCGGTGACCGCATCCTCGAGATTTTGAAACAACTGAACGGAATAACCGGTCGTTCTGTGCAAAAGCGCAGCCCGTTTTTGTGCATCTATTTCTACTGCAAAAATCTGCGCGCCCAGTTTAGCCGCGGCTAAAGAAGCGCCTCCGGTACCGGCTCCGAAATCGAGAATCTTGGCGCCTCGAATTTCGGCCGTCGAGGACAGCAGCGCAACCGCCAATCTTCCACGCGCTTCACCATACTCCTCATAGCAACGCCAAAGCGTTTCGTTTGCCCTTTTCAAGCGGTTTTCCTTTTTACCAACGTAACTTTTGTCTTCTGGCTAAAACGCCGCAATACAAATGGTAAAT
The DNA window shown above is from candidate division KSB1 bacterium and carries:
- a CDS encoding methyltransferase domain-containing protein, with translation MKRANETLWRCYEEYGEARGRLAVALLSSTAEIRGAKILDFGAGTGGASLAAAKLGAQIFAVEIDAQKRAALLHRTTGYSVQLFQNLEDAVTAAGHFDSVILADVLEHLFDAESFFSSLAECLSPKGVIYLSTPNRCSPINLLCDPHYSLPMLSLLKRENVRRMAVLFAGAPREKSDWPELLSLNRLQGLAKKTGFTLRLVHRQAVFYGLQHPQALWNRPIHLKIISALKRLGLERLLLALISDAPNLWNRFMMPTFYLLMQKRPAGDSDRP